The DNA sequence ACGAACATAGGTGTTAATTTGGTTGTTGATGTTTAATTTTAGGTCAAAATTATATCTATTCGTGTTAGTATTACTATTTTATGCTGTTTGCTTCAAGCTTCATGATTAATCTTATTTAATAGCTAATAACAGGCAGACAAACTAGAAAGTAGAAGTCACTATATTCACGTATCTATCTTTGTTGCAGGTAATGTTGAAACCTCCAAGTCATGAACCATTATTTGGGAACAACGAAGAGGGTAGGCCACTAGATTTCACTGATATAGATATTCGTCTTCCCATGCTGGTCTATGTCTCTCGTGAGAAGCGTCCAGGATATGACCACAACAAGAAGGCTGGGGCTATGAATGCTCTCGTTCGTGCCTCAGCAATTATGTCAAATGGCCCTTTCATTCTCAACCTTGACTGCGACCACTATGTCTATAACTCGCAGGCCCTCCGAGAGGGCATGTGCTTCATGATGGATCGTGGTGGTGACCGCATCTGCTACGTCCAGTTTCCTCAGAGGTTTGAGGGCATAGATCCTTCTGATCGTTATGCCAACAACAACACAGTCTTCTTTGATGTCAACATGCGAGCTCTTGATGGCCTTCAGGGGCCAGTTTATGTTGGTACTGGCTGCCTTTTCCGACGTATTGCTCTCTATGGCTTTGATCCTCCTCGATCCAAAGAACAACATGGTGGATGCTGCAGCTGCTGTTTTCCCCAAAAGCACAAGACTCACGCAGCTGTGGCATCTGAAGAGACACGGGCTCTTCGCATGGGAGACTCTGAAGATGATGAGATGGCCATGTCTACTTTTCCTAAGAAATTTGGAAATTCAACCTTTCTCATTGACTCCATTCCTGTTTCTGAGTTCCAAGGACGCCCTCTTGCTGATCATCCAGCTGTTAAGAATGGTCGTGCACCTGGTCTCCTAACCGCTCCTCGTGACCTTCTTGATGCATCCACTGTAGCTGAAGCAATCAGTGTTATTTCATGCTGGTACGAAGACAAGACTGAGTGGGGTCAGCGTGTCGGATGGATCTATGGGTCAGTGACTGAAGATGTCGTTACTGGCTACAGGATGCACAACAGAGGGTGGAAGTCAGTATACTGTGTGACCAAGCCTGATGCCTTCCGTGGGACTGCTCCAATCAACCTAACCGATCGGCTCCACCAAGTTCTCAGGTGGGCTACAGGCTCTGTTGAGATTTTCTTCTCCCGTAACAATGCACTTCTTGCAAGTCCAAGAATGAAGATTCTTCAAAGGATTGCATACCTCAATGTCGGGATATACCCATTTACCTCCATCTTTCTTATTGTCTACTGCTTCCTACCCGCGCTCTCTCTTTTCACGGGACAGTTCATTGTGCAAACCCTCAATGTGACCTTCCTCACATACCTTCTGATCATCACATTGACACTCTGTATGCTCGCGGTTCTTGAGATCAAGTGGTCTGGAATTGAACTTGAAGAATGGTGGCGAAATGAGCAGTTCTGGCTGATAGGAGGAACCAGTGCTCATCTTGCAGCTGTGCTCCAGGGGTTGCTTAAGGTGATTGCTGGGATTGAGATCTCATTCACCCTCACATCAAAATCAGCAGGAGATGATGAGGATGATGAATTTGCTGATCTCTATATAGTGAAGTGGACCTCACTGATGATACCACCCATCACCATCATGATGATGAATTTAATAGCCATCGCCGTGGGAGTTAGCCGTACTATATATAGTACCATACCACAGTGGAGCAAGCTTCTGGGCGGGGTCTTCTTCAGCTTTTGGGTGTTGGCGCATTTATACCCGTTTGCTAAAGGTTTAATGGGACGGAGAGGAAGGACGCCAACCATTGTTTTCGTGTGGTCTGGACTCATTTCTATCACTATATCACTGCTTTGGGTTGCGATTAGTCCCCCATCTGGTGGTAATTCACAGATTGGTGGATCCTTCACTTTTCCTTGATTCATCACAATGTTGCAGTCTGAGATTGGCAAGATGGGGATCGTCATGATGGAAGAGTTCTCGTATGCTACTGGTCCTGCATTTAGCCACTTTGTAGGAGATACAAATGAGCAACCTAAGAAAGAGTAGCAGGCTGCCATGGCTTTCTTCTTACTCTTTGTGGGAGtttttattcttataattttttttattttactgatTACATTGGACATATATGGTTGGTTCacagcagaggaggaagaggggtgGGGTGGGAGGGGGAGAGTTCTATGCATATGATGGAAGGTAGTATATTGGACAAGCTGTTTGTACTAGTTAGATGTGAATTTGAGGCCATCTGTCTACAGTATTTTTCATAGTCATCAAGTCTCAACTTCTCTGCTTCTTGTATTTTAGTAGACATGTCTtctatagaattttttttttgtagttaCCAAATGTGGACTTTACGTTTGGCAGTATTTTATGAGTGTTTAAAAGGTGTAGCAAATATTCTCTTCAGCAAAATATGCTCTCAAGTCCCTGTGGTGATGCTTGGTTTCTTTCTTATGTACGATTGCTTTCCCATGTTGCCGAGCATCTGTTTTGATGAATACAGCTTTGCTCAAATCATTGTAGTCCAGCTTGAGTGTTGTGGCTAAATTGTCATTTCACAAGTTGAACTACGAAAGTACCTCCACATCAATCAGAATGTTCTTTACAAACAATTCTCCCCATTGTTTTGTTTTTGCTACTCGTCTCCCTCCCGTTACGTGAtcagcacctctctctctctctctctctctttctctcgttTTCAGGTTCACTATATTGTAGGAGATCTCGGATTCCAAGGCACTATCGGTTGTCCCTCTACCACTCTATGTCGAAATTACCATCTTCGTTGGGCTTTTCTAGGGTTTTGGACCTAAGGGCGGACCCGATGGGTGTGAGATCCCCGCTATCTTCTGAATTCAAACAATGAAGCAGTCCCTCTGCCACTCGATGTCGAAATTACTGTCTTTGTTGGACTTTTCTAGGGTTTGGACCTACGAAAGGTGTGACATCCCCACTGCTACATCGTAAGATGGCGCTTAGCTTGCGGATTATAACGTCATAACATAAATCAGGGCAAACAGTGAACGAAGACATCGGATCACGAGCAACGACAACAACGGCCGAACATTCAAAGATAGCATCTCCAAGGTAATTAAAGATGGTTGCTTTGTAATCTGCAATGTGATCGTTGATATTTATTGTATTGCCAAGAAGAATCGATTTGGACAGTCAACGCCTGAAAAGTCGTCGGGTTATATTTATTTATCATCAACCTTGATGGAGGTGCCAATCACCCAGGGAATGAAACGGAGATGGAGGATGAACATTTTTTATTATGGGATAATAAAACAGCACTCTCACCCCTCTTCGTAACCCACCTATCGACAATATCTTTTGAGTCGAGGCATTAGGCTCAAAGCTCATACATTGCATTGGAAAGACCAACCGCCCACCTGGATTGAGCTTAAGTTGAATCGATTGTGACTCAATAATTACGAGTCATCTGATTCAATTGAaccaaatgatataatattaatcaaatatttttatttatatttaaatatcattatgatatataaactttattattattttaaaatttaataatattattatattttaaaaaaaataataaaaaaactaaTTAAAAGAATGTGAAGAATCCATAAATTCCTCATCTCCCATCTAAATGGAGAATCCAACAGTTTAACCCTTCATTCCTTGGACAGGAGAGGAGGTAATTGTCTGAGTCACAGTTTACATCAGTTTTCCCATcttccctcttccttcttctGATGACAATCACCCGAATAAGAAACAATGTTTTTGTGGCAGGTGAACCACAGCGGAGAAACAACCCTCCTCCATGACGATAATGTCGGGAACAGAAGGAACAGGGGGGCATTTGGTGATCTAatcaatgtatgtatgtatggccGAATGCGGTTAGGGAACGACTGCGATGCAATGAACATAATCATCTCTGCACCCGAGGAAGATGCGACCTCCTATCATTACAGGCGAAGAGAATATGTCACCTGGGAGGTCAATGCGTGCAAACTCTTCCACCATGGGAGTTTGTGGAAGTTCATCTGTTGTGCTCGCCCCACGTTTCGGCTCTGTGCTAATCCTGATGACATGAACACTGCCTGAGCTGCCGCAGATGCAAGCCAACCTGAAATTGCAGATGTTGTTCATTTTATCCTCAGAAATAGAAGCCCCTTGAGTACGGCACAACAGATCATGGCATACCTCTCGTGTGGCCGTGATGATTCTGATATCAACTCGGTTTGCTCATCAACGTAGGCAGAAGATGTGATTGGATCTCCAATCTGGTACTCCCAGAGTGTAGCTCCTTCCTATAACACGGCACACGAAACTGATAAGGTCCGATGATATTGTCATTTTAATATACGTCAGGCAATCATGATTTGGAGATTTCCCTTAACAATCTTGTATTCTTATTTTTAAGAAAAGAATATACTCTAAACTAATCAAGAATCAGATAACGTAAGAATTGTATCTTAGCAGGTTGAAACTAATTAAATCAGCTCCTATGGTGTCTAAACAAGCACATTAAACTACCTGAAAGGCAGCAAATGAAGTTGAGTACCCTCATGTTGGACAAGGGATTCTGGTCTGTCCTTGATCCTGGTCATTTGCCTCGCACATGAACTGGTTAATTTCAATTTATGTTCGTCTTCCAccaattatataattaatatagaTTGTACACAAATCCACCACATGGGACTCATTAAATAGATAAAAGGCATGGTCAAGTGCTAATGCTGTCCAAAAGGCAAAATTAGGTGCTGATAACCAACACATTCAAGATACACAGATAATTGATAGTCTTTGATGTGAAACAATGATACAATTAAAATTTGGACAGGCGATAAGCAGGCACAGAGGAGAGGGTAACAAGAATAGAGCAAGGAATGACAACAGGCACTGAACTCATAACTtgcatttaaattattttaaaacatTCATATTTCGGCTATGTGCAGCTTTACTTGTAGACCATCAAAGAAAATTCAACTAATCTAGAACTCTATGGATAAGGGTGGTCTAGTGCTTTTAGCTTCTACTAATTGACACTTTCATACCTTGCAAGAAGAGAATGTTTCCCATATCTTGAGCTCTAGTTATATATGTCACAAAAAATAATCTTACCATGACACCAAGGTTGACCCTCAAACCTAACCAAAATCTAAattaattaaagaagaaaaagacTCAATCTAACCAGCAGGACACATCAATCTCAGATCTTTCCTTCTAAATAAGGTATAGACTCAATATATGAAATTCTAGCTTTTGAAATGTATTAACAACCATTTCAAACACTGTAgactcaagatatgaacttctagttTTTTTAATGTCTTAACAACCATTTCAAACACCGCTAATGTCAATCTGATGTAGAAAAGAATgaggggttgtgttgggccactaACAACCAGCATGAAACTCTATTGAATTTCACAATGAGGAAAAGTCATCTAAGATAGCATTGACGTGTTAAAAGGAAAACCTATGGATGCTATGATAGACAATGCAagtaaataaaaattagtggCATAAAGAGTAGGATGAGACGTAAGAAACTTGGCTAGAAATAAATAAAGAGATATTTAAATGCTCGACAGAACTAGAGATATTGCCTCACACAAAGTTCAATGGTGGGAAACAAATCCATGCAGccgccccaaatagttgggatatcATGGCTTGTCATCTTTGTTGTCTTCATCACCTTTTCAACTTACACTTCTATTTCTTTATTTCTAAAGTTACAGTTCAGACATTTGATCTAAACCTCATCTAATTTAAATCCCTAACCTAATAAAGCATCTCTATAAGTTCAAGAATCAATTCTACATATATAGGTTGAACAAACTAGTCTAGCAGAGCTGCAGAAAATTTAAGTTGCCAATTAGTTAAGATgaaaaatttcaaatataaatgaAAGAAGTGCATCATTGAATAATTTCCAGTGAAATACATGTTAATCTGATGCTGCATGGTCACTTGATCAACTTATTATTGGCTAGTTCTTATATGGGTCGAACATCAAAGCTTACCAAATCAAATGAGTATAAGCTTCCATTTCGACAACAAACCAAAATCTGCAAATGAattaaagcaaaaataataagAGAATTATTCATTTTACTTCAAACAgtaaaaagaaatttatataatCAACATATTCTTTTGCAATATGCTACAAATGATCAAAGTTAAATTGTAGCAATTTTGTAAAAAAAGTTCCAATCCAGCCAAATATTTCACGATTGCTGGCACACCAAATTTGTTGTATGCTTGCCAGTTTGATGTTGCAAAAGATTGTGATATCCCCTATAAAAGATCTGGCTGAAATTCCATTTctcttttatttatattgtttgttTGTAGATTCTGAAATGATTGGATAATGATTCCTATATTAGAAAGGTTTATGCTGCTATTTTATGTTCTTAGCTATCCTCCATCAGTAATATACAACGACAATAACAAAGCcataaagtcccaactatttgagatcaactacaaagatcttttgacaCTATTGAGATACATAAAAAAACATAGGAATATGTTGGATAGATCTGTCTCCTCCATCAGTTAATATCTGTTGGATAAATCTTTGTTCCAGTTAAACCATCACTACATAattcatgtatatgtatacataatccTTAATAACTTTATTCATAAAAGAActccaaaattgataatatttcaCTACTTTCTTACCTAATGAACTTCCAACTAGATTGGTCACAGGagtaaaatataaatcatgttgcTACCACTGAATTGCCCACAATGTCAACTCTCCATCTCATGAACTGCCATACCCATAGGTTAGAGTGTACTATGGCAAATAAATGGCATCACAAAGCAAGTTGTTATAATTGAACACATGGGATcctatacaaaattacaaatagcTTAAGAAGAAAACAAGACCCACGAGGCTGAGTCTATGCACCTATATCATATGTTTATAACTACatttatatacaatcacaaaccaGTACACGTACATGCATGTAGTAGATCACTTAATTTAGAAATAATGTTGATCATTCATGAATTATGTTGGATCCATGAGCTTACTTGATTCTACCTTCATAATGCGTAATTATGTATTACTCAAATGTTGCAAATTTTCAAGATCCACCTATAAGAGATAGgcacttttgagtgctacaaatCTAAAGATAGTTGTTTTGAGCGCATAGCATGTGCAATCACATGGGTGCCCAATCTAGAGACTAACACACTGGTACTTAATAGCCAGCAATAACCTGTGTTAAAGTGAACCAAACTAATGTACTTATGAGCCTGGTTAGCTGTTTTTGAATTAAATCATGCCCATACCATCTGATAAGGGTTGGTACACGTAAGTGCAGCTCAATCAAGAGAATCCGAGGCTGATATAGCCAAACATGAGTACAAAAACCTATTATAAATGTATCAACCAAAAATTTCTATTGCTGGTGTCTTATGTTTTTTACTTATATTTAGCACTAGAAAGTAAGGGAAATCTAGGTTCAAGACTAAACAGATCATGAAATCCTTCAGCAAATCTCATTGGTATTTTTTCTTCTCTAAGCATTATATGAGTCAGATAATGGATTTCTACGTGACACTTTTAACAAACATTAGTTACATAGGTAACAGCAGAGAGGACAGGCTCCAGGGATGACATTGCATCTTTGTCCACATGAATGCCCACAAGAAAATCTCAAAACTCACCGACCAAGTGATGTGACAATCCAAAATTTCTTTGAACTGTTCTACAACGTATAGTCCGTTAAATCAATCAAGAAACTCAAAATTCAAAAACCGAACAGCATGTTCACTAATTATTACCATGTCAGTGCGAGTTTATTGGCAAGGTTTGCTGGTGGTACACTGTAATGCACCAATACGTGTCAGGTTTTGTCAAAGTCATGAAGGCCAAGGATCAGCAAGATCTTTGCATCCAGCAGACCATTATGACATGTGAAGACTAAACATATCAATCTTTTCCAAATGAAAAAATTAATATATGCGATAACAAAATTGGTATTTTGAAActgttaataaaaataaaatgaaacacaGCAAAGAACAAAAACCTGGCCTGCAAGAACAGAGGAAATGCAAGCTCCAGCAAAAATTGGACCACCAACAACAGCCTGATAACATACAAACAATGAGACCAAGGTTTTGCACTTTTTAATGCCTGCAACCCAGATGGTTAGCCAAGTTTTCAAAATGAAGGCAACATTAGCCAGGAGAGAACATAGAGAACCTAATAGGGCTAGTCATAGTTGGAAAGATCTAGCTACATCTGTCAAAATTATTTGACTCAAAATAAGCAACATTAGCCAATCCAAAGGCAAGCATTAGATGCTAAAAGCATACACTTTAAAAATAGGCTGAATAGCCATCCACTAAGCTACacctcatgaatacaaggaaaaaCAACATTAAAAATCATCATAAAGCATGACTATGCTTATAAATGATTTGTTACCACCAgaaaaacaaaatgcaaaaatatAACATTAGTCTTCATGTATATTAAGTTCCAAAACCTGCCTCCTTATAGGTTGTGTACAGGATCTGTATAAAATGACAACCACTTAACTAAAGTTTTCAATTTATGGTACCAGACCCTTGCCGGTCCATGGCCGGACAAGTACAGGTCCAGTCCATTTGGGTGTACCGACATACAGTATGCCAAAATGTATCTTAATACCATTCTACTaagggaaggagaaagaagaaagacgaccatagaggaagaagaagggaggaggaaggagaaagaatgaagaggaagaagtaagAAGGGAGATGGAAAAAAGACGAAAGATGGaaggagaaagaaggaaaaaggaaggagaaggaagaggatgacGATGAGGAGATGCATCGAAGATGAGACAGGTGGCAGGCAGCAGCAATTGAGCAACGACAGCGCAAAGTAAATGCTCGCAAGTTGAAAACCATAGCATGTTGCCCAACTTTAATAGAAAAGGAAAAACACAGCACTTGAATTAAAAGATCAGACTGGACCGCCCGAAATAGGAAGGTCCGCTGCATCCCCAATTCATGCTGGGACCAGTAAATACTAGCTGGTATGGATTGATTGGAGCGAAATTGAAGTCCCCACACTTAACTACATCTACTGTTTTTGTCTATAACTCCAAATCACTACCAGCATCAGCACATATCTAATCATGAAATTTTTCTATATGCTACCTAATAACTTTGATAGAAATAGTGCAGATGCTCTTCTTTCTTTTGAATAGTTTATTTTATCATATTGCACAAATGGTACAGTAAAAAGGATATAgatttacatatacatattagTTTAGTCTCTGCAAACTGATATTCAGAAACTAAAAAAGAGAAGCATAATTATTTTAGACAAGAGTGGCATTAAAAAAATCATTGTATGCATTACAAAAACTGTGGCATATCAACAACATTATGCAATGCCATTTCGGGAATACCTTCCAAACTACAGCTCCTTCTGGACTCAATGCGAGCACATGACCGTCCACCATGCAACAAATAACTGTTAAAGCAGCCAAAAGTATTAGAAATAATTCACTTCTTGAGTTAAAATAGTAAGGAAATGAAAATATAATAGGAAACTTAAAAATCActaaaaaataattcaagagaaacAGACCAGTACCATTTCTGCATTTGGAGTCCATAGACAGAGATCCAAATATTGGCACTCCTGCCTCAAAAAGCCATGTCACACTGAATGGTACTacctgatttatttatgatataagAGTACACTTAGCTACTTGCAAAATAGTAGTCACATTATCAGAATTCATCCAAAGGAATCTATTTCTGCTGCATCATTGCATTGCAAAACCAGAAAGGAAGTGCATGAAAGTACATCTGACAAATGTTGAGTGATGTTGGGAATGAGATTTGACCTAGTTGTACAGAATGTTTCACAAAATAGGTCTATACAGAAATTTTcttgtgtatttgaaaaactaatgATAGAAAAAGGCTTATATGTCAACTTTAATGACTTCACGACCTATTTGCAAAATATAAGATGAACAAATGTAACAGTAATCAAAGATCTAAGTGGAAAAAAATGCAAATTACTCAAAATATAAGAAGAATTATTTATTGTGTAACTGATCAACAGATCCTCAAAAGAATTATATGTAAATTAAAGAGATCTAAAGAGTTATGGCGGACGAAGTCTCACTTAAAGGTATGTAAACGACTTAGTATTTTATAATTGAAGGGTTtaaaaaatttacaaacttgtataagaAACAAAATCAAAATGTATCCTGCAGGCTTAGAACATATAAAATCAAGGGTCTAAGATGCAagaacataagaaaaaaaaagggatattAGTAACTAAGAAAATAAAAACCAACCAATCTACAGAAGAGGACTAAAATAGTTATGATTTACATATGAAAACATCTACAAAAACATTTCATAAAATACAATATGCTACAACATGAAACTTGATATGTTCACAAACATTTACATCAGCATCCTCAACtgaatattttgaattattttgaggtTTCTCTAAAAGGAAAAGATTGGTTGATACAATACCGCTAAAGATATGCCAGTCACACGGCCACTTGTAGATGCAACATATATCATGTTGTGTACCTAAAAATAAGATGGCATGCAGTTCAATTTGCAGTTCCTAAACAAGACAAGATTCAGAATAGGCATAATTATTCTTAATTTAAAAGATTACAAGAGCACTAAAACCTACTTGATAAAAAGGTTCCTAGTTCTCACATGTTATTTGAAATCAGAGAATgaaatttgagattttaaaaACAATACAGAAATACCTTCTATCTCAAtatgctaaaaataataaaaaatacagACAGTACTGAAGGCATTCGATCCACAAAAGAATGCAACAGATAAGATTTTGTTTAAGGCTGGTCCATTCCAATGCATGTGGAGGAAGTCTTCGCATAAGAAAATTAAAAGTCCTTGGTAGATAGAGGGGTTGTAGAATCTTCAATTAGAATTCCCAAGAAGAGTAAGATTTAAATGTACCAAGAGCAGCAGTAATCATTTTTAAGATTGGAGATAAAAATGTCAACTGCCACAAAGGACTGAAGCTCATTTTCTTGATACATAATCCAAGGTAAGAAACATAATGAATTATTCAAGAAGTATTTGATGTACCACATCAATATAAGGCGAACCAAATATGCTCCCACCACAAGAAACTTTGTAAACTAAACAATGTTCCTTGTAGTCCAATGcatatagagactgatcatgagaaCCACACCTGCATATCAATTAAAATAAAACATGTGAAAAAACAAACTTTGTAAACTAATAACCTCACTGAGAACCACACCTACATATCAATTAAAATAAAACATGTCAGAAAACTtcaatttatttatataaaaatattgtcTAATCCTGACAAATTATAGCTGTGTAAGTTGATATTTTGTTTACGAAAAGGCTCCTTGTAATAGAAATAATGATTATTGAGTGGATTCAGGTTTCCGTAAGTTCAGGTTACTTTAATTAAAATATCATTCTTTTGGGATAATGATTTATGAAACCTAGGGTACCAAGAGGTCTAAAGAGAACTGGACTGCTTCATGAATCCTAAGGTAATCAAAAGGTTTAAACACAAGTGGACTCTAAAAAGAGTGCACCAGCTTTAAATTTTTTGGACCAAGGTTTAAGATGAAGGGCTTTGGAATACCAAACTTTCTTAGATGAATCTGAccagtataattttttatttaaatcccAACTGCTAGGAGTCTCTCATTGCTATTCTTTAATCACTCAAATTTCCGCTAACCACTGATATTAATTAGTTGCATCTACATTGTCCTTAGAAACATCAGAAGGTCAGTCCAGAGGAGATGCCCAAGGCTACCAAAAAAGATTCTTGCCTCTTCTTTGCCTTTCCTTTGCCCCTTCCTCATTGGGGCAGGAGTCAGCTGCCTCTTACTGCAGATGGAGCAGGAGAATACAAGGATGGTAAATTAGTCATTATGTACTAATCTTAACTTTTATTCTTTTGATCAAGATCAGTTTTATGATTTTTACCCTCTTATATCCCAGCAGCATAATGGCGTGCCAGGCAAAACATGTGAaacatgcttcagcagttggcataaaatattttaaacttaCCCATGACAGAaatttttttcaaattaaaatcatgatccaATAGTTCCTTAAAAATATTCAAACTTAATGCCGCGGTTGCTATCAAGTCCTTTACTCTCATTTTCTATCACTCATATAAACATGCAAAAGGAAAAGGGAACTGGAATAAGCAAGGCATTACTTGCTTCAATTGCTGGAAGTATAGCCTAATCTTTAAGTTTAATAAAGAAATCTAAAATTACCATATCAAGTTTCTTGTCTTATCAACAATTGGCTGCATCTTAACCTacaaaaggaataaaaaaatgttttaattcatcaatcaatgaacttCAGATTTCTGAGGTACTACTGACAGGATGTTGCTCTACCTCTCCATCTGTTTGAAAGTACCAAGATATGTTCCCAGTTACAAAATCAAGAAAATAGATTTTTCCTCTATAGCATCCAACTACAACCTACAAACACTTAAATATATTAAGTCAGATATTTCAAATTACATGCTAGAGATGAAAATAAAGCTGCAAATGCAAATTAAATACTTTATGAGATATCAAATAAAGGTGTAGGTACAGACTGACTAATTCAATAAAGCTAAAGAAAAAAATACCTGCGAAAAATCACCAGTAATTGCTGCTGAACACTCAACACGACCTTCTAACTTAACTTCCCATCGGATAGATCCACTGTCATCAGGGAGAGGAATGACAAATAATTTGTTACACTGCATTTAGTTAATTACTATAGATTATGTAAGTGTGTGAAAGCACATAGAATAGTTTCTGATGTGGATAATATCAAAAGACCAGAAACAAATAGACAATCAAATTTAACACAGCATAGTTGGTTCATGGGAGTTTGCAGCTGCAAACTCAGTTGAATCAGTCATCAGTGACTGTTGGGCTCGGATAGTCAGATACACAAATAATGAACGCAGCAACATCAAGTATTTGTGCTAGTTTATTAGACAAAAACACAAGTCCTGAATAGGGACTGTTCAAAgcaaggtatgtaatttcgaataatatcgtccggtacgagcggtacataccggtccgtcagtcgaccggtacacggaccacccGTTACCGAACggaacgaaatatatatatatatatatatatatatatatatatatatatatatatatatatatatatatatatatatatatatatatatatatatatatatatatatatatatatatatatatatatacgaggcaACGtaacctcggcgacgtcgccccgcttaggagaagagagaggcgacgtcatcgccgaattatatatatataggtataccgctcagtatgcagtatcgtaccgtaccgaacgaacgtcgaaactccggtacggtacgatatttcaatcattGGTTCAAAGAGACATCAAGATGGTTATTTTACATGATAATGgagaaaaaatgattttttttaaatgacaCTAGGA is a window from the Musa acuminata AAA Group cultivar baxijiao chromosome BXJ2-1, Cavendish_Baxijiao_AAA, whole genome shotgun sequence genome containing:
- the LOC135598939 gene encoding cellulose synthase-like protein D2, coding for MTSNNVLRASRSVRVASSSDSQQGDGRPPNAPVVTFARRTPSGRYVSYSRDDLDSDFGSRDFDKEYMNYHVHIPPTPDNQPMDTVISAKVEEQYVSNSLFTGGCNSVTRAHLMDKVIESVANHPQMAGAKGSSCAMPGCDSKVMSDERGVDILPCECDFKICAECFSDAVKVGGGICPGCKEPYKTTELEEVVNNAVAGQPLSLPAPHGVSKMERRLSIMRSQKMTRSQTGDWDHNRWLFETKGTYGYGNAIWPTEDRGEGGDGGNEQPTELMNKPWRPLTRKLKIPAAVLSPYRLLIVIRMAFLALFLAWRIKHKNEDAVWLWGMSVVCELWFAFSWLLDQLPKLCPVNRAADLAILREKFETPSANNPSGKSDLPGIDVFVSTADPEKEPPLVTANTILSILAADYPVEKLACYVSDDGGALLTFEAMAEAASFANIWVPFCRKHGVEPRNPESYFNLKRDPYKNKVRSDFVKDRRRVKREYDEFKVRINGLPDSIRRRSDAYHAREEIKAMKRQREVAGDDPVEPVKIPKATWMADGTHWPGTWMNPSSEHTRGDHAGIIQVMLKPPSHEPLFGNNEEGRPLDFTDIDIRLPMLVYVSREKRPGYDHNKKAGAMNALVRASAIMSNGPFILNLDCDHYVYNSQALREGMCFMMDRGGDRICYVQFPQRFEGIDPSDRYANNNTVFFDVNMRALDGLQGPVYVGTGCLFRRIALYGFDPPRSKEQHGGCCSCCFPQKHKTHAAVASEETRALRMGDSEDDEMAMSTFPKKFGNSTFLIDSIPVSEFQGRPLADHPAVKNGRAPGLLTAPRDLLDASTVAEAISVISCWYEDKTEWGQRVGWIYGSVTEDVVTGYRMHNRGWKSVYCVTKPDAFRGTAPINLTDRLHQVLRWATGSVEIFFSRNNALLASPRMKILQRIAYLNVGIYPFTSIFLIVYCFLPALSLFTGQFIVQTLNVTFLTYLLIITLTLCMLAVLEIKWSGIELEEWWRNEQFWLIGGTSAHLAAVLQGLLKVIAGIEISFTLTSKSAGDDEDDEFADLYIVKWTSLMIPPITIMMMNLIAIAVGVSRTIYSTIPQWSKLLGGVFFSFWVLAHLYPFAKGLMGRRGRTPTIVFVWSGLISITISLLWVAISPPSGGNSQIGGSFTFP